A window of the Lolium perenne isolate Kyuss_39 chromosome 7, Kyuss_2.0, whole genome shotgun sequence genome harbors these coding sequences:
- the LOC127300955 gene encoding uncharacterized protein isoform X2, with amino-acid sequence MEGVGARLGRSSARYGPATTFTGPVRKWRKEWVPIAAATGSATSTAASSTGAGSRGNNLVLFKWTPLNGANGRGGGDEELTAPAEMATRRRRYVPVSVAEDQRQESAKSDDENKANDGEPSSTETEQSNGKTNIDDTFMDESQASDEVRDSGDNVGGTDLNLNFGPKDPNGDSECVTDAGLTKVTWDGIRNTSPCCSWLEGCSQGETHVAGIRNTAPL; translated from the exons ATGGAGGGTGTGGGCGCGCGGCTAGGTCGCTCCTCAGCCCGTTACGGCCCCGCGACGACGTTCACTGGGCCCGTCAGGAAGTGGCGTAAGGAGTGGGTCCCCATCGCCGCCGCCACGGGCTCGGCCACCTCCACCGCTGCCTCCTCCACCGGGGCCGGATCCCGCGGAAATAACCTCGTTCTGTTCAAGTGGACCCCCCTGAACGGCGCCAACGGAAGAGGTGGAGGAGATGAGGAGCTGACGGCGCCGGCGGAGATGGCCACGAGAAGGCGGCGTTACGTGCCG GTTTCTGTAGCCGAAGATCAAAGACAAGAATCTGCCAAatctgatgatgagaacaaggctAATGATGGAGAACCTTCATCTACCGAAACGGAGCAATCTAATGGAAAAACTAATATTGATGATACATTTATGGATGAATCTCAG GCATCAGATGAGGTTCGAGATTCTGGTGATAATGTTGGTGGTACCGACCTCAATCTGAACTTCGGTCCTAAAGACCCCAATGGTGACAGCGAATGTGTTACAG ATGCAGGTCTGACGAAGGTAACATGGGATGGAATCAGGAATACCAGTCCCTGCTGCAGTTGGTTAGAAGGTTGCAGCCAAGGCGAAACCCATGTGGCAGGAATCAGGAATACCGCGCCCCTCTGA
- the LOC127300955 gene encoding uncharacterized protein isoform X3, which yields MEGVGARLGRSSARYGPATTFTGPVRKWRKEWVPIAAATGSATSTAASSTGAGSRGNNLVLFKWTPLNGANGRGGGDEELTAPAEMATRRRRYVPVSVAEDQRQESAKSDDENKANDGEPSSTETEQSNGKTNIDDTFMDESQASDEVRDSGDNVGGTDLNLNFGPKDPNGDSECVTGLTKVTWDGIRNTSPCCSWLEGCSQGETHVAGIRNTAPL from the exons ATGGAGGGTGTGGGCGCGCGGCTAGGTCGCTCCTCAGCCCGTTACGGCCCCGCGACGACGTTCACTGGGCCCGTCAGGAAGTGGCGTAAGGAGTGGGTCCCCATCGCCGCCGCCACGGGCTCGGCCACCTCCACCGCTGCCTCCTCCACCGGGGCCGGATCCCGCGGAAATAACCTCGTTCTGTTCAAGTGGACCCCCCTGAACGGCGCCAACGGAAGAGGTGGAGGAGATGAGGAGCTGACGGCGCCGGCGGAGATGGCCACGAGAAGGCGGCGTTACGTGCCG GTTTCTGTAGCCGAAGATCAAAGACAAGAATCTGCCAAatctgatgatgagaacaaggctAATGATGGAGAACCTTCATCTACCGAAACGGAGCAATCTAATGGAAAAACTAATATTGATGATACATTTATGGATGAATCTCAG GCATCAGATGAGGTTCGAGATTCTGGTGATAATGTTGGTGGTACCGACCTCAATCTGAACTTCGGTCCTAAAGACCCCAATGGTGACAGCGAATGTGTTACAG GTCTGACGAAGGTAACATGGGATGGAATCAGGAATACCAGTCCCTGCTGCAGTTGGTTAGAAGGTTGCAGCCAAGGCGAAACCCATGTGGCAGGAATCAGGAATACCGCGCCCCTCTGA
- the LOC127300955 gene encoding uncharacterized protein isoform X1, translating into MEGVGARLGRSSARYGPATTFTGPVRKWRKEWVPIAAATGSATSTAASSTGAGSRGNNLVLFKWTPLNGANGRGGGDEELTAPAEMATRRRRYVPVSVAEDQRQESAKSDDENKANDGEPSSTETEQSNGKTNIDDTFMDESQASDEVRDSGDNVGGTDLNLNFGPKDPNGDSECVTEYLAKLPLLLYVQSLMRVCYVSLEYVSSIYVVMRGGIRTPPHQDQ; encoded by the exons ATGGAGGGTGTGGGCGCGCGGCTAGGTCGCTCCTCAGCCCGTTACGGCCCCGCGACGACGTTCACTGGGCCCGTCAGGAAGTGGCGTAAGGAGTGGGTCCCCATCGCCGCCGCCACGGGCTCGGCCACCTCCACCGCTGCCTCCTCCACCGGGGCCGGATCCCGCGGAAATAACCTCGTTCTGTTCAAGTGGACCCCCCTGAACGGCGCCAACGGAAGAGGTGGAGGAGATGAGGAGCTGACGGCGCCGGCGGAGATGGCCACGAGAAGGCGGCGTTACGTGCCG GTTTCTGTAGCCGAAGATCAAAGACAAGAATCTGCCAAatctgatgatgagaacaaggctAATGATGGAGAACCTTCATCTACCGAAACGGAGCAATCTAATGGAAAAACTAATATTGATGATACATTTATGGATGAATCTCAG GCATCAGATGAGGTTCGAGATTCTGGTGATAATGTTGGTGGTACCGACCTCAATCTGAACTTCGGTCCTAAAGACCCCAATGGTGACAGCGAATGTGTTACAG AGTACCTGGCGAAACTCCCCTTACTACTGTACGTGCAGTCCCTAATGCGCGTGTGCTATGTGAGCCTAGAGTATGTATCTTCCATATACGTTGTGATGCGGGGTGGcattcggacacctccacaccaagaccaataa
- the LOC127300955 gene encoding uncharacterized protein isoform X4 → MEGVGARLGRSSARYGPATTFTGPVRKWRKEWVPIAAATGSATSTAASSTGAGSRGNNLVLFKWTPLNGANGRGGGDEELTAPAEMATRRRRYVPVSVAEDQRQESAKSDDENKANDGEPSSTETEQSNGKTNIDDTFMDESQASDEVRDSGDNVGGTDLNLNFGPKDPNGDSECVTGEQHEVLTEHRLKRKSVSPDLEIRM, encoded by the exons ATGGAGGGTGTGGGCGCGCGGCTAGGTCGCTCCTCAGCCCGTTACGGCCCCGCGACGACGTTCACTGGGCCCGTCAGGAAGTGGCGTAAGGAGTGGGTCCCCATCGCCGCCGCCACGGGCTCGGCCACCTCCACCGCTGCCTCCTCCACCGGGGCCGGATCCCGCGGAAATAACCTCGTTCTGTTCAAGTGGACCCCCCTGAACGGCGCCAACGGAAGAGGTGGAGGAGATGAGGAGCTGACGGCGCCGGCGGAGATGGCCACGAGAAGGCGGCGTTACGTGCCG GTTTCTGTAGCCGAAGATCAAAGACAAGAATCTGCCAAatctgatgatgagaacaaggctAATGATGGAGAACCTTCATCTACCGAAACGGAGCAATCTAATGGAAAAACTAATATTGATGATACATTTATGGATGAATCTCAG GCATCAGATGAGGTTCGAGATTCTGGTGATAATGTTGGTGGTACCGACCTCAATCTGAACTTCGGTCCTAAAGACCCCAATGGTGACAGCGAATGTGTTACAGGTGAGCAACATGAGGTTCTTACAGAACACAGATTGAAAAGGAAATCTGTTAGCCCTGACCTTGAGATTAGAATGTAA